A single region of the Streptomyces sp. AM 4-1-1 genome encodes:
- a CDS encoding GNAT family N-acetyltransferase, producing MSAAPAPPDPHGPTTPPPATPPPTTGPGTGTGRTSGPAAGAARAARARLAYAWNNSPRPAWRTARRLYDSGPRRVPVTVSRVRTDQPDIAYLGLRQGEANILQLLEFQRSRAGAGPERRERGRTSLKDLAAGRWPDADLVVVGAQARQLERLPTAGSITAPFRVHLVVDVPDTVERLEQQISRRERWEFRRNQREHRWTLEEDSSPEAFDFFYRRMHLPTMRRRHGDRSRTESPSVARHAILGHGTLMFVTEAGTRVAGVLCHWSADRKALTTRLLGVLDAEERLYDDGAFKAVYHLLLRWACERRVAHVDFFGTEAFLGKGIFQWKRKFAPRVVLPPNHFADKRIRLYVRRDTPETRDFLVANPLLGLDSGTTGPVLVPTYFTDSTRPPRLDISARCPGLPEPRVVDLDDFLTGRAAGAGGVRP from the coding sequence TTGTCCGCCGCACCCGCACCGCCCGACCCGCACGGCCCCACCACCCCGCCCCCTGCCACCCCGCCCCCAACCACCGGACCCGGCACGGGCACCGGCCGGACCTCCGGGCCCGCCGCCGGTGCCGCCCGTGCCGCCCGTGCCCGCCTGGCCTACGCCTGGAACAACAGCCCACGACCGGCCTGGCGCACCGCGAGACGCCTGTACGACAGCGGCCCCCGCCGGGTGCCCGTGACGGTGTCCCGGGTGCGGACGGACCAGCCCGACATCGCCTATCTGGGCCTGCGTCAGGGCGAGGCCAACATCCTGCAACTCCTCGAATTCCAGCGGTCCCGCGCGGGCGCCGGGCCCGAGCGGCGGGAGCGGGGCCGTACCTCCCTGAAGGACCTGGCGGCCGGACGCTGGCCGGACGCGGACCTGGTGGTGGTCGGCGCACAGGCCCGCCAACTGGAACGGTTGCCCACGGCCGGCTCCATCACCGCCCCCTTCCGCGTCCACCTGGTGGTGGACGTGCCCGACACCGTCGAACGCCTCGAACAGCAGATCTCCCGGCGCGAACGGTGGGAGTTCCGCCGCAACCAACGCGAGCACCGGTGGACGCTGGAGGAGGACTCCTCGCCCGAGGCGTTCGACTTCTTCTACCGGCGGATGCACCTGCCGACCATGCGCCGCCGGCACGGCGACCGCAGCCGCACCGAGAGCCCGTCCGTCGCGCGCCACGCCATCCTCGGACACGGCACCCTGATGTTCGTCACCGAGGCGGGGACGCGCGTCGCCGGGGTGCTGTGCCACTGGTCCGCCGACCGGAAGGCCCTCACGACCCGGCTGCTCGGCGTGCTGGACGCCGAGGAACGGCTGTACGACGACGGCGCGTTCAAGGCCGTCTACCACCTCCTGCTGCGCTGGGCCTGTGAGCGACGCGTGGCCCACGTGGACTTCTTCGGTACGGAGGCGTTCCTCGGCAAGGGCATCTTCCAGTGGAAGCGCAAATTCGCCCCCCGCGTCGTCCTGCCCCCCAACCACTTCGCGGACAAACGCATCCGCCTCTACGTCCGGCGCGACACACCGGAGACCCGTGACTTCCTCGTCGCCAACCCGCTGCTCGGTCTGGACAGCGGTACGACGGGCCCGGTCCTGGTCCCCACGTACTTCACCGACTCCACGCGCCCACCGCGGCTGGACATCAGTGCCCGCTGCCCGGGGCTGCCCGAACCGCGCGTCGTCGACCTCGACGACTTCCTCACCGGCCGGGCGGCGGGCGCCGGGGGAGTGCGGCCGTGA